A window of Fibrobacter sp. UBA4297 genomic DNA:
TATCCAGTGAAACCTTTTCTTCACCTTCACCCACGCCAATAAAATCGGCACCGTTCGAAAGCGTCGTAAACTTATAGACGGAGAACGTCGGCGTAATGCCCACGCAGTTGTCTCCCTGGCGAATAAAAGCCTTGCCCACCATGTCGATGATTTCATCGGAACCATTGCCAATCACAATTTGGTTGGTAGAAACGCCATACATCTTTGCAATCGCATCAATGAGTTTCGGAGCATCGCCACGCGGGTACAAGTGTAGCGAATTCGCAATTTCGTGGAACGCCTCAACAGCCTTCGGGGAAGCACCTAACGGGTTTTCGTTAGACGCAAGCTTTACAACATTCTTAAGACCATAACGTTCACGAATTTCGTCGATGGACTTGCCCGGGACGTAATCGGAAAGTTTTGAAAGTTCTGGACGCGGTTCTATCACAAATACCTCCGTTTTTACGCGTGTAAATTTAGCTTTTACCGGGCGATTTATCTAACTTTGATGGATATGAAACACATTCTTTGCCTGTTATTTGCAGTTCTCGTAACAAACGCTTTCGCTCTAGACCATTTATGGGACATGCGCTACACGTTCGGCCCCGAAAGCCGCCCCTCCCCCAAAATCGGTGTAGGTCTAGGCATCCGCTCCCCGTTCAATTCCGATGTTCTTTTCCCCATCAACTTTACAACAAGGCTTAACAAGCAATTCGATGTCGGTGCAAAGCTAGACATCAACACCTACAATAAACTTGACGAAATCAAGACCGCGCTCGACCTAGGCGTCCGCTACCGTTACAAACCAAGCTCATACATAGCATTCGACGGCTATCTCGACCTGAGCGAAACTAGCCAGAGCGCCCTAGCATTCACCATCGGTACGCAACAGTTTATCGCAAAATGCTTCGCCAACTACTATGAACTCCGAGCCGGTTTCCTTGAAGGCGCCGTTGGCAAAAAAGGCGATCAAAGCGGATACGTAAAATTCTCGGGTTCCATGATTCCCACAATCGTTTTCGGACAAGTGCTCCGCATGTTCCTTGAAGTCACGACATCTGCAAGTATTGGACTTCTCAAGGATGATTTTATGATAGACATCATTCCAAAGCTGGAACTCACACTTGGCGGAACACACATCCGCATTGACTTCGATGTGGGCGTTATGCAAGAAAAGAACAATGATCGCAAGACCATTGCTCTTTACGTTATGACAGCATTGTAGCGGCTTCGCCGCTGTGGGCAGAACTTAGTCCGCTTCGCTCTTAGAACTTAGTTGGCAGAGCTTAGAGAGAAAAGTAATGTTCTAAGTTCTAAGTTCTAAGTTCTAATCACTATTTCACTACAAATTCCGTTCCATCGTAGTCCACGACGGCGGGCTTTGCCGCACTCACGGTTCCCGAGAGTATCGCGTGGCTCAGCGGACGTTCAATGTTGCGTTCGATGTAACGCTGGATCGGACGTGCACCGAATTCCGGCTGGTAAGCACCTTCCGCAATTGCATCAAGTGCCGCATCCGAAAGTGTAAGCACCAAGTCCTGACGGGCAGCGCGGTTCGCCAAATCCGCAAATTTGAGTTTCACGATTTCGCGAATCTGCTTCTTCGAGAGGCTCTGGAACACAAGTACTTCGTCCAAGCGGTTCAAGAATTCCGGGCGGAAGAACGCATGCAAGTCAGCTTCGACATCCGCAAGCGCAACCTGCGGCGGTTCACCGTTCTTGGCACTAGCCGCACTCAAGCGGAACTTCTCGGCACCCAAGTTCGAGGTCATCAAAATCAAGGTGTTCTTGAAGTTCACCGTACGACCCTTGCCATCCGTCAAACGACCGTCATCGAGCACCTGCAACAGCGTATTGAACACGTCCGGGTGCGCCTTCTCGATTTCATCGAGCAAAATCACGCAGTACGGATGCGTACGCACAGCTTCGGTCAGCTGGCCACCTTCTTCGTAGCCCACATATCCCGGAGGAGCACCGATCAAACGGCTAACGCTATGCTTTTCCATGTATTCGCTCATGTCAATACGGACAAGCGCATTTTCGCTATCGAAAAGTTCCACAGCCAAAGCCTTTGCAAGTTCCGTCTTACCCACGCCCGTCGGGCCCAAGAAGAGGAAACTTCCAATCGGCGCATTTTCGCGAGAGAGCCCGCTACGGTTACGCAAAATGGCTTCGGACACGGCTTCGACAGCTTCGTCCTGGCCAATCACGCGAGCATGCAAACGTTCGTCCAAGTGCAACAACTTTGCCTTTTCGCCTTCGCAAAGTTTTGTCACCGGAATGCCCGTCCAACGGCTCACCACAAGGGCAATCGTATCTTCGGTCACTTCTTCGCTCAAGCCGCCTTCTTCGGCACTCTTGCGGAGCGCTTCGGTCTTTTGAGCCAATTCCTTCTCAATGTTCACAATCTTGTTGTACTTGAGTTCAGCAGCGCGGTTCAAGTCGTAACGGGCTTCCGCCTGTTCCATCTCGTCCTTTGCCGCCTTCAAGGATTTCTTCAAGTCCTGTACTTCGGCAAATGCGGCACGGCGGTCCTGCCAACGTTCCTGCATCTGCTTGACGGCAGCATCAGTCACAGCAAGGTCTTCACGGAGTTCTTTCAAGCGCTTGACACTCGCTTCATCCGTTTCCTTCGAAAGCGCCTGCTCCTCGATTTTCATCTGGAGTTCCTTACGCTGCAAGGTATCGAGCGCTTCCGGGACGGTATCCATCTGCGTTTT
This region includes:
- a CDS encoding ATP-dependent Clp protease ATP-binding subunit translates to MSDFTNDAEKVLAKAQSLRDRCSHSYLGAAHLAVGLVEGPDATLKKLYKSKGVKTSDLRGRLEPFVQKIPRMEGVNPDVEPDSDLNRILRAAVQAARQVSRMVTPGDLLVALMKFSGDRGLAKVFEDALGSTEVVETWLSDPFAGAANAEEQSPLKLYGRELVEMAADGKLSPVIGREEEIRRVILILSRKTKNNPCLVGEPGVGKTAIVEGLAERIYRGDVPDALKGKKLFALDLSALMAGAKYRGDFEERLKSVIDAIEEDGNTLMFIDELHNIVGAGKTEGSMDLGNMLKPKLARGELHCIGATTTQEYRKYIEKDSALERRFQPVQVSEPSEDEAISILRGIKDGFDAHHGVRLHDNALVAAVKLSNRYISDRFLPDKAIDLIDEAASLVKTQMDTVPEALDTLQRKELQMKIEEQALSKETDEASVKRLKELREDLAVTDAAVKQMQERWQDRRAAFAEVQDLKKSLKAAKDEMEQAEARYDLNRAAELKYNKIVNIEKELAQKTEALRKSAEEGGLSEEVTEDTIALVVSRWTGIPVTKLCEGEKAKLLHLDERLHARVIGQDEAVEAVSEAILRNRSGLSRENAPIGSFLFLGPTGVGKTELAKALAVELFDSENALVRIDMSEYMEKHSVSRLIGAPPGYVGYEEGGQLTEAVRTHPYCVILLDEIEKAHPDVFNTLLQVLDDGRLTDGKGRTVNFKNTLILMTSNLGAEKFRLSAASAKNGEPPQVALADVEADLHAFFRPEFLNRLDEVLVFQSLSKKQIREIVKLKFADLANRAARQDLVLTLSDAALDAIAEGAYQPEFGARPIQRYIERNIERPLSHAILSGTVSAAKPAVVDYDGTEFVVK